gtgtgtgtgtgtgtgtgtgtgtgtgtgtgtgtgtgtgtgtgtgtgtgtgtgtgtgtgtgtgtgtgtgtgtgtgtgtgtgtgtgtgtgtgtgtgtgtgtgtgtgtgtgtgtgtgtgtgtgtgtgtgtgtgtgtgtgtgtgtgtgtgtgtgtgtgtgtgtgtgtgtgtgtgtgtgtgtgtgtgtgttcagctAGGCCCAGTGTGTTCAGCTAGTGCCTTTATCTCAACCCTATGTACATGATGTAGGAATGGCCGTGACGTTCATAGAGAATTGTGTGGATTCTTCTTCTTGTTTGATGGCTCACTCACTGTTTATGAGTTCAGGCAGTTTGGAAAAAAGTGAGTATTGTACTCCATCCTAGTGTGCCACTTTACCCCTCCcccgtatgtgtgtgtgtgtgtgtaggtcatCAGCACTGCCTATCATAGGGCGTAGTGTCTATAAGCACTTGTATGGTCCTAGTGTTGGACAACCTTATGAGATTAATTGGATACAGAAAGGGGCGACCCTGAGCTTTACCAGTAACGAGCACCCAGCTCTCCCAGACACACTGTCTAAACAACCTGTCCTGTCTCTCATCATCACCTTTGTTGATGAAGTTGACAAGAAACAACTCCTGTAAGtactcacacgcacacgcacgcacacacacacacacacacacacacacacacacacacacacacacacacacacacacacacacacacacacacacacacacacacacagcactgaGGGGCGTAATCCAGTGGAGATAGGACAAGTGGAGAAGTATTTAagccaccatattaatgatgatgaAGACAAGGAATTGTACAGGACCTTGCAAGGTACCACTGCCTCTGTTGTACCACTGCCTCTGTTGTACCACTGCCTCTGTTGTACCACTGCCTCTATTCTACCACTGCCTCTGTTGTACCACTGCCTCTATTCTACCACTGCCTCTGTTGTACCACTGCCTCTATTGTACCACTGCCTCTATTGTACCACTGCCTCTGTTGTACCACTGCCTCTATTCTACCACCGCCTCTATTCTACCACTGCCTCTATTCTACCACTGCCTCTATTCTACCACTGCCTCTATTCTCTATTGTACTACTACCACTACCAATTGCAGGGATGGTTGTGAGTCGACTACACGGTCACTCTAGCAAGACTCTCGTTGGCTTAGGGAGGGAACTGCTGAGCAATGGAGACACCATCTCTAAACAACAACTACAACAAAGCCTCAGAAACTATCACATCTCTCTAACTGTAGAGGTGAGTCCCCGCAAGGCTGACCTTCACTCACACTGTCATTACTTCACAGGATATGGATACACTCTGGTTGTGCATTGTGTCCAATCAGAGACACCAATCCTCTGCTCTTCTTAGCAACCATCACCATGGTGATGTGACCCTTTCCTCTGTCCATCCTAGCAACCATTGCCATGGTGATGTGAGGGTGGATGGGCTTGTATCTGTTCTGGTTGGCCCTATCCCTGAAGATAGACAAGCACTTATAAGAAAGGTAAgtgcgtgggtgggtgggtgttcCTTCAACAGAgcactgtatagcgggtaatttttgtggggtaaaatattcgttatttttgtgggcaagctgacctccacgaggaatgcagtgcagacAACGAGACTAGacaaatttttactcacaaaaatcaccgtttttcgagttgaacgaattttttatcccacgaaaattacccgctatacgatatgtGTTTGTTCAGGTGTTCCGGAAACTTGATCCACTCAAAACTGGCTCTCTGGATATTAAGATACTGCACAGGTAtttcagaggtcaaaggtcagatGAGAATTGGTCGTCCCTGTACGAGTGTCTACAACCGATTGGTCGCACGTCACACCTCACCTACgctgtgagtgggcgtgtgtgggtgttgtgttTAAGTGATGATTGTGTTCTGCAGGATTTTGAGCACTACTATCATGGCCTCAGTTTAGAGACGCCCTCGGATGTTGTCTTTAGCTCTCTTCTCAGAAACTGTTGGTCTGTATGACCCGCCCACTCATCAtcactcttataattattttctatTTTGTGTGAGCTTGTGTTCAAAGTTAATAATTACAAGGCtgtgttgcgcatgcgcattagcaGGATAGATTGTTGTTTTGGTGTTCTATTTTTAGAATCAAAGAGCATTGTGATATAAATACTTCAGTTGCTGACATGACAATAGCTAATTAATTACTGTTACTGGTCATCTCctgtgctgtactgtaccaagACTCGCTAAGCTAAGTGTGTATCTCAAGCTAGTAGTACTGGAGCAAGCAAGAAGCTCTGGTAAgcgtcacacacacacacacacacacacacacacgcacacacactactaaGACTTGCTTTGTAGTCTTTCATGGTCAATTAGGCACAGTGTGTATACTTAAAGACATGTTGTTGTGTACGTGTTGTATAGGGCCATGGCTGGTAGTAACGATCTGACAGAGTACAAGTTGGTagtggtgggtggtggtggtgttggCAAGTCTGCCCTCACAATACAGTTCATTCAAGTGAGTCCTCAACCcctcagtgtgtacatgtactatatgtgtgtgtacctacccccctcagtgtgtacatgtgtgtgtgcctacccccctcagtgtgtacatgtgtgtgtgtgccccctcagtgtgtacatgtgtgtgtgcctgtgcgTACCAACCCCcctcagtgtgtacatgtgtgtacctacccccctcagtgtgtacatgtgtgcgtACCAACCCCcctcagtgtgtacatgtgtgtgtgcctacccccctcagtgtgtacatgtgtgtgtaccaaCCCCCCtcaatgtgtacatgtgtgtgtgtgccccctcagtgtgtacatgtatgtgtgccccctcagtgtgtacatgtgtgtgtgcctacccccctcagtgtgtgcatgtgtgtgtacctacccccctcagtgtgtacatgtgtgtgtacctacccccctcagtgtgtgcatgtgtgtgtgtgccccctcagtgtgtacatgtgtgtgtgcctacccccctcagtgtgtacatgtgtgtgtacctacccccctcagtgtgtacatgtgtgtgtacctacccccctcagtgtgtgcatgtgtgtgtgtgccccctcagtgtgtacatgtgtgtgtgcctacccccctcagtgtgtacatgtgtgtgtacctacccccctcagtgtgtacatgtgtgtgtgccccctcagtgtgtacatgtgtgtgtgcctacccccctcagtgtgtacatgtgtgtgtgcctacccccctcagtgtgtacatgtgtgtgtgcctaccTATAGAGTCATTTTGTGGAGGAATATGACCCGACAATAGAGGACTCCTATAGGAAGCAGTGTGTCATTGACGACGAGGTAGCTGTGTTGGATATCCTGGATACTGCTGGTCAAGAGGTACACACACATCTCtagtacgtgtacgtgtgtgtattgacctttgaccctgtcTACAGGAGTTCAGTGCCATGAGGGagcagtacatgcacactggAGAAGGGTTCCTATTGGTCTACTCTATCATCGACAAGACTAGTTTTGAAGAGATTCCAAAGTTTTACAAGCAAATCTTACGAGTGAAAGACAAGACAGATTTTCCCATGATTCTCGTGGCCAACAAAGCCGATCTTGAGTCAGAAAGAGTGGTATGTGATAATACACACACCCAacacaccaacacacacacacacacaccaacacacacacacacacaccacaccaacacacacacacacacacacacacacacacacacacacacacacacccaccacaccaacacacacacacacacacacacacacacacacacacacacacacacacaccacaccaacacacacacacacacacacacacacacacacacacacacacacacacacacacacacacccaccacaccaacacacacacacacacacacacacacacacacacacacacacacaccacaccaacacacacacacacacacacacacacacacacacacacacacacacacacaccacacacaccacaccaac
The Halichondria panicea chromosome 11, odHalPani1.1, whole genome shotgun sequence DNA segment above includes these coding regions:
- the LOC135344132 gene encoding calcyphosin-2-like yields the protein MMLQAHPPYYKLSESTLRRASTKPSHSSVGSNSTPHAPRIKKALVLPSASQEPHQPPQGDVTSTPSTSCVLVQPFRRTHRKFPPPGVPLLDLSKFNEPDEQMKPIKVTMITATERSILSWGSVPGDTRLEQLTSDLCVEDVVDETTPPHTPAYSPPVAMELNNSCSLEPCQSKFMEDKVLSNERPCEGVVPREPAIRAAIPRSSLAKKLRFEARVLTQNGRDVHRELCGFFFLFDGSLTVYEFRQFGKKSSALPIIGRSVYKHLYGPSVGQPYEINWIQKGATLSFTSNEHPALPDTLSKQPVLSLIITFVDEVDKKQLLTEGRNPVEIGQVEKYLSHHINDDEDKELYRTLQGMVVSRLHGHSSKTLVGLGRELLSNGDTISKQQLQQSLRNYHISLTVEDMDTLWLCIVSNQRHQSSALLSNHHHGDVTLSSVHPSNHCHGDVRVDGLVSVLVGPIPEDRQALIRKVFRKLDPLKTGSLDIKILHRYFRGQRSDENWSSLYECLQPIGRTSHLTYADFEHYYHGLSLETPSDVVFSSLLRNCWSV
- the LOC135344227 gene encoding GTPase HRas-like → MAGSNDLTEYKLVVVGGGGVGKSALTIQFIQSHFVEEYDPTIEDSYRKQCVIDDEVAVLDILDTAGQEEFSAMREQYMHTGEGFLLVYSIIDKTSFEEIPKFYKQILRVKDKTDFPMILVANKADLESERVVTQQEGEELARELKIKYVESSAKHRVNVEKAFHDLVRVIRKAQKPSSADKKKKKGFKCTIL